A genomic stretch from Falco naumanni isolate bFalNau1 chromosome 4, bFalNau1.pat, whole genome shotgun sequence includes:
- the AGR2 gene encoding anterior gradient protein 2 homolog, whose protein sequence is MEKSYTSMFLLLIAITSAVAKDMGKKETKETTTKPKLPQTLSRGWGDQLVWTQTYEEALFRAKHSNKPLMIIHHLEDCPHSQALKKVFAEHKEIQKLAEKFILLNLVYETTDKNLSPDGQYVPRILFVDPSLTVRADITGRYSNRLYAYEPSDISLLYSNMQKALKLLKTEL, encoded by the exons ATGGAGAAGAGTTACACGTCCATGTTCCTGCTGCTCATTGCCATCACCTCTGCCGTGGCAAAGGATATGGGCAAGAAGGAGACAAAGGAGACTACCACTAAACCGAAACTGCCTCAGACACTCTCCAGAG GCTGGGGAGACCAGCTCGTCTGGACGCAGACGTACGAGGAAGCGCTGTTCCGCGCCAAGCACAG CAACAAGCCGCTGATGATCATCCACCACCTGGAGGACTGCCCGCACAGCCAGG CCCTCAAGAAGGTCTTTGCTGAACATAAAGAGATACAGAAACTGGCTGAAAAATTCATTCTCCTGAACCTGGTG TATGAAACCACAGACAAGAACCTTTCCCCTGACGGCCAGTATGTCCCTCGGATTTTGTTTGTAG ATCCTTCCCTGACTGTGAGAGCAGATATTACTGGAAGATACTCAAACCGTCTCTACGCATACGAGCCCTCTGACATTTCGTTGT TGTATTCAAACATGCAGAAAGCGCTGAAGCTCCTGAAGACTGAACTGtaa
- the TSPAN13 gene encoding tetraspanin-13 — protein sequence MVCGGFACSKNCLCALNLLYTLVSLLLIGIAAWGIGFGLISSFRVVGVAIAVGIFLFLIALVGLIGAVKHHQVLLFFYMIILLLVFIVQFSVSCACLALNKEQQSQLLEVGWNNTNSARTDIERNLNCCGFRVFDQNETCSSDCFKSRQCQPCAPIIEEYSGMVLTFVGGIGLFFSFTEILGVWLTYRYRNQKDPRANPSAFL from the exons aTGGTGTGCGGGGGCTTCGCGTGCTCCAAGAACTGCCTCTGCGCCCTCAACCTGCTCTACACG ctgGTAAGCCTGCTGCTGATTGGAATTGCGGCATGGGGAATTGGCTTCGGCCTCATCTCTAGCTTCAGAGTTGTTGGAGTGGCAATTGCAGTAGGAATCTTCCTCTTCCTTATTGCCTTAGTTGGATTGATCGGTGCGGTGAAACATCATCAAGTACTGCTGTTCTTT TACATGATTATTCTTTTGCTAGTCTTTATTGTCCAGTTTTCTGTCTCCTGTGCCTGTTTGGCATTAAACAAGGAACAGCAG AGTCAACTTCTAGAGGTGGGATGGAATAACACTAACAGTGCGAGAACAGATATTGAGAGAAATCTGAATTGTTGTGGATTCAGAGTTTTTGATCAGAATGAAACCTGCTCCTCT GATTGTTTTAAAAGTCGCCAGTGTCAACCATGTGCACCGATTATAGAAGAATATTCTGGAATGGTGCTGACATTTGTTGGAGGCATAGgacttttcttcagtttcacaGAG attctGGGAGTCTGGCTGACTTATAGATACAGGAACCAAAAGGATCCTCGTGCAAACCCTAGTGCATTTCTTTGA